A part of Onthophagus taurus isolate NC chromosome 7, IU_Otau_3.0, whole genome shotgun sequence genomic DNA contains:
- the LOC111423836 gene encoding metaxin-2 isoform X4 — protein MNLHDFRKHYKNMIDVDDEDSGRSDSDERFDDATEMPGEGCNESFKDLLTECQSVTDINMRYAGDSNIENEIEKNNNKEDEAGDKEINENSKVELSIDELNEQRNIRCELCKYFYVIGNETHIVHAHEPWPKDVKLFQPYEVEQILLPDNANCLAVQAYLKMCHLDFQIESRANAEFMSPTGKVPFIKCGAFVVAELEGIVSFVAQKGITLTEHLEPDQKADMRAYIALINNVLGNAENYVCWCDKETYSEVTKPRNGSVYPWPLNILQTWSKKSKQVKHLKTLGWYEKSLKEVFQEVETCCQALTDRLEGSIYFFGDSPTELDALLFGHLFTILTTPLPNSDLAATVRKFPSLINLVQKVEKDYFKRDRESLDR, from the exons ATGAATTTACATGATTTTAgaaaacattacaaaaatatgattgaTGTTGACGATGAAGATAGCGGAAGGAGTGATTCCGACGAACGGTTCGATGATGCAACgg aAATGCCAGGTGAAGGATGTAACGAAAGTTTTAAAGATCTACTTACTGAATGTCAATCAGTAACTGATATAAATATGAGATACGCAGGAGATAGTAacattgaaaatgaaatagaaaaaaataataacaaagaagATGAAGCGGgtgataaagaaattaatgaaaatagtaAAGTTGAATTAAGTATTGATGAATTGAATGAACAAAGAAATATTCGATGTgaattatgtaaatatttttatgttattggGAATGAAACTCATATAGTACACg cTCATGAACCATGGCCCAAAGATGTAAAACTTTTCCAACCCTATGAAGTAGAACAAATTCTTCTTCCAGACAATGCAAATTGTTTAGCTGTTCAAGCATACCTAAAAATGTGTCACTtagattttcaaattgaatcAAGAGCGAATGCAGAGTTTATGTCACCCACTGGAAAAGTTCCATTCATTAAATGTGGCGCCTTTGTTGTTGCTGAATTAGAAGGAATTGTCTCATTTGTTGCACAAAAAGGAATCACTCTTACTGAGCACTTAGAACCTGACCAAAAGGCTGATATGAGAGCATATATTGCTTTGATTAATAATGTGCTTGGAAATGCTGAAAATTATGTCTGTTGGTGTGATAAAGAAACTTATTCTGAAGTTACTAAGCCTCGAAATGGTTCTGTTTATCCTTGGCctttaaatatattacaaaCTTGGagtaaaaaatcaaaacaggttaaacatttgaaaacttTGGGTTGGTATGAAAAGAGTTTAAAAGAGGTTTTCCAAGAAGTTGAAACTTGTTGTCAAGCTTTAACTGATCGACTGGAGGGTAGTATTTATTTCTTTGGAGATAG tccTACAGAATTAGACGCTTTATTATTTGGACATTTATTCACAATTTTAACAACTCCACTGCCCAATTCTGATTTAGCAGCAACTGTAAGAAAATTTCCGTCCCTTATCAATTTGGTCCAAAAAGTAGAAAAGGATTACTTCAAGCGTGATAGAGAGAGTTTGGATCGCTGA
- the LOC111423836 gene encoding metaxin-2 isoform X5, translated as MALIDRIKVHFDAHEPWPKDVKLFQPYEVEQILLPDNANCLAVQAYLKMCHLDFQIESRANAEFMSPTGKVPFIKCGAFVVAELEGIVSFVAQKGITLTEHLEPDQKADMRAYIALINNVLGNAENYVCWCDKETYSEVTKPRNGSVYPWPLNILQTWSKKSKQVKHLKTLGWYEKSLKEVFQEVETCCQALTDRLEGSIYFFGDSPTELDALLFGHLFTILTTPLPNSDLAATVRKFPSLINLVQKVEKDYFKRDRESLDR; from the exons ATGGCTCTAATTGATCGAATCAAAGTTCATTTTGATG cTCATGAACCATGGCCCAAAGATGTAAAACTTTTCCAACCCTATGAAGTAGAACAAATTCTTCTTCCAGACAATGCAAATTGTTTAGCTGTTCAAGCATACCTAAAAATGTGTCACTtagattttcaaattgaatcAAGAGCGAATGCAGAGTTTATGTCACCCACTGGAAAAGTTCCATTCATTAAATGTGGCGCCTTTGTTGTTGCTGAATTAGAAGGAATTGTCTCATTTGTTGCACAAAAAGGAATCACTCTTACTGAGCACTTAGAACCTGACCAAAAGGCTGATATGAGAGCATATATTGCTTTGATTAATAATGTGCTTGGAAATGCTGAAAATTATGTCTGTTGGTGTGATAAAGAAACTTATTCTGAAGTTACTAAGCCTCGAAATGGTTCTGTTTATCCTTGGCctttaaatatattacaaaCTTGGagtaaaaaatcaaaacaggttaaacatttgaaaacttTGGGTTGGTATGAAAAGAGTTTAAAAGAGGTTTTCCAAGAAGTTGAAACTTGTTGTCAAGCTTTAACTGATCGACTGGAGGGTAGTATTTATTTCTTTGGAGATAG tccTACAGAATTAGACGCTTTATTATTTGGACATTTATTCACAATTTTAACAACTCCACTGCCCAATTCTGATTTAGCAGCAACTGTAAGAAAATTTCCGTCCCTTATCAATTTGGTCCAAAAAGTAGAAAAGGATTACTTCAAGCGTGATAGAGAGAGTTTGGATCGCTGA
- the LOC111423836 gene encoding uncharacterized protein isoform X1 yields MNLHDFRKHYKNMIDVDDEDSGRSDSDERFDDATEMPGEGCNESFKDLLTECQSVTDINMRYAGDSNIENEIEKNNNKEDEAGDKEINENSKVELSIDELNEQRNIRCELCKYFYVIGNETHIVHAHEPWPKDVKLFQPYEVEQILLPDNANCLAVQAYLKMCHLDFQIESRANAEFMSPTGKVPFIKCGAFVVAELEGIVSFVAQKGITLTEHLEPDQKADMRAYIALINNVLGNAENYVCWCDKETYSEVTKPRNGSVYPWPLNILQTWSKKSKQVKHLKTLGWYEKSLKEVFQEVETCCQALTDRLEGSIYFFGDRFTELDALLYGHIYTLLTVPIPAGGNGLANLIHKFDKLVDLVSNIDKKVMNRNTIFTVQEWTKVDRCTFFSICKVKDKATRTNTYMKQLIDDLDTTQSVSTSQINTSDDIVTDFSHTHHFDQSGDTRTMQDQAVECQDCPSELFKDLTQDDGIGDIGGKDGDWLLIDENFEIQGLVK; encoded by the exons ATGAATTTACATGATTTTAgaaaacattacaaaaatatgattgaTGTTGACGATGAAGATAGCGGAAGGAGTGATTCCGACGAACGGTTCGATGATGCAACgg aAATGCCAGGTGAAGGATGTAACGAAAGTTTTAAAGATCTACTTACTGAATGTCAATCAGTAACTGATATAAATATGAGATACGCAGGAGATAGTAacattgaaaatgaaatagaaaaaaataataacaaagaagATGAAGCGGgtgataaagaaattaatgaaaatagtaAAGTTGAATTAAGTATTGATGAATTGAATGAACAAAGAAATATTCGATGTgaattatgtaaatatttttatgttattggGAATGAAACTCATATAGTACACg cTCATGAACCATGGCCCAAAGATGTAAAACTTTTCCAACCCTATGAAGTAGAACAAATTCTTCTTCCAGACAATGCAAATTGTTTAGCTGTTCAAGCATACCTAAAAATGTGTCACTtagattttcaaattgaatcAAGAGCGAATGCAGAGTTTATGTCACCCACTGGAAAAGTTCCATTCATTAAATGTGGCGCCTTTGTTGTTGCTGAATTAGAAGGAATTGTCTCATTTGTTGCACAAAAAGGAATCACTCTTACTGAGCACTTAGAACCTGACCAAAAGGCTGATATGAGAGCATATATTGCTTTGATTAATAATGTGCTTGGAAATGCTGAAAATTATGTCTGTTGGTGTGATAAAGAAACTTATTCTGAAGTTACTAAGCCTCGAAATGGTTCTGTTTATCCTTGGCctttaaatatattacaaaCTTGGagtaaaaaatcaaaacaggttaaacatttgaaaacttTGGGTTGGTATGAAAAGAGTTTAAAAGAGGTTTTCCAAGAAGTTGAAACTTGTTGTCAAGCTTTAACTGATCGACTGGAGGGTAGTATTTATTTCTTTGGAGATAG ATTTACTGAATTAGATGCTTTGCTCTATGGCCATATTTACACCTTATTAACTGTACCTATCCCAGCTGGTGGTAACGGTTTAGCTAATCTTATACATAAATTTGATAAACTAGTCGATTTAGTAtctaatattgataaaaaagtAATGAATAGAAATACTATATTTACAGTTCAAGAATGGACTAAAGTTGATCGGTGTACA tttttcaGTATATGTAAAGTTAAAGATAAAGCAACCAGAACGAATACTTACATGAAACAATTAATTGATGATCTTGATACAACTCAGTCTGTATCTACATCTCAGATTAATACATCTGATGATATAGTAACCGATTTTTCCCATACCCATCATTTTGATCAATCAGGTGATACCAGAACTATGCAAGATCAAGCTGTTGAATGTCAAGATTGTCCTTCAGAATTGTTTAAAGATTTAACTCAAGATGATGGTATTGGGGATATAGGGGGTAAAGATGGTGATTGGTTacttattgatgaaaattttgaaattcaagGACTTGTTAAATAG
- the LOC111423836 gene encoding metaxin-2 isoform X3, whose amino-acid sequence MALIDRIKVHFDAHEPWPKDVKLFQPYEVEQILLPDNANCLAVQAYLKMCHLDFQIESRANAEFMSPTGKVPFIKCGAFVVAELEGIVSFVAQKGITLTEHLEPDQKADMRAYIALINNVLGNAENYVCWCDKETYSEVTKPRNGSVYPWPLNILQTWSKKSKQVKHLKTLGWYEKSLKEVFQEVETCCQALTDRLEGSIYFFGDRFTELDALLYGHIYTLLTVPIPAGGNGLANLIHKFDKLVDLVSNIDKKVMNRNTIFTVQEWTKVDRCTFFSICKVKDKATRTNTYMKQLIDDLDTTQSVSTSQINTSDDIVTDFSHTHHFDQSGDTRTMQDQAVECQDCPSELFKDLTQDDGIGDIGGKDGDWLLIDENFEIQGLVK is encoded by the exons ATGGCTCTAATTGATCGAATCAAAGTTCATTTTGATG cTCATGAACCATGGCCCAAAGATGTAAAACTTTTCCAACCCTATGAAGTAGAACAAATTCTTCTTCCAGACAATGCAAATTGTTTAGCTGTTCAAGCATACCTAAAAATGTGTCACTtagattttcaaattgaatcAAGAGCGAATGCAGAGTTTATGTCACCCACTGGAAAAGTTCCATTCATTAAATGTGGCGCCTTTGTTGTTGCTGAATTAGAAGGAATTGTCTCATTTGTTGCACAAAAAGGAATCACTCTTACTGAGCACTTAGAACCTGACCAAAAGGCTGATATGAGAGCATATATTGCTTTGATTAATAATGTGCTTGGAAATGCTGAAAATTATGTCTGTTGGTGTGATAAAGAAACTTATTCTGAAGTTACTAAGCCTCGAAATGGTTCTGTTTATCCTTGGCctttaaatatattacaaaCTTGGagtaaaaaatcaaaacaggttaaacatttgaaaacttTGGGTTGGTATGAAAAGAGTTTAAAAGAGGTTTTCCAAGAAGTTGAAACTTGTTGTCAAGCTTTAACTGATCGACTGGAGGGTAGTATTTATTTCTTTGGAGATAG ATTTACTGAATTAGATGCTTTGCTCTATGGCCATATTTACACCTTATTAACTGTACCTATCCCAGCTGGTGGTAACGGTTTAGCTAATCTTATACATAAATTTGATAAACTAGTCGATTTAGTAtctaatattgataaaaaagtAATGAATAGAAATACTATATTTACAGTTCAAGAATGGACTAAAGTTGATCGGTGTACA tttttcaGTATATGTAAAGTTAAAGATAAAGCAACCAGAACGAATACTTACATGAAACAATTAATTGATGATCTTGATACAACTCAGTCTGTATCTACATCTCAGATTAATACATCTGATGATATAGTAACCGATTTTTCCCATACCCATCATTTTGATCAATCAGGTGATACCAGAACTATGCAAGATCAAGCTGTTGAATGTCAAGATTGTCCTTCAGAATTGTTTAAAGATTTAACTCAAGATGATGGTATTGGGGATATAGGGGGTAAAGATGGTGATTGGTTacttattgatgaaaattttgaaattcaagGACTTGTTAAATAG
- the LOC111423836 gene encoding metaxin-2 isoform X2, whose product MPGEGCNESFKDLLTECQSVTDINMRYAGDSNIENEIEKNNNKEDEAGDKEINENSKVELSIDELNEQRNIRCELCKYFYVIGNETHIVHAHEPWPKDVKLFQPYEVEQILLPDNANCLAVQAYLKMCHLDFQIESRANAEFMSPTGKVPFIKCGAFVVAELEGIVSFVAQKGITLTEHLEPDQKADMRAYIALINNVLGNAENYVCWCDKETYSEVTKPRNGSVYPWPLNILQTWSKKSKQVKHLKTLGWYEKSLKEVFQEVETCCQALTDRLEGSIYFFGDRFTELDALLYGHIYTLLTVPIPAGGNGLANLIHKFDKLVDLVSNIDKKVMNRNTIFTVQEWTKVDRCTFFSICKVKDKATRTNTYMKQLIDDLDTTQSVSTSQINTSDDIVTDFSHTHHFDQSGDTRTMQDQAVECQDCPSELFKDLTQDDGIGDIGGKDGDWLLIDENFEIQGLVK is encoded by the exons ATGCCAGGTGAAGGATGTAACGAAAGTTTTAAAGATCTACTTACTGAATGTCAATCAGTAACTGATATAAATATGAGATACGCAGGAGATAGTAacattgaaaatgaaatagaaaaaaataataacaaagaagATGAAGCGGgtgataaagaaattaatgaaaatagtaAAGTTGAATTAAGTATTGATGAATTGAATGAACAAAGAAATATTCGATGTgaattatgtaaatatttttatgttattggGAATGAAACTCATATAGTACACg cTCATGAACCATGGCCCAAAGATGTAAAACTTTTCCAACCCTATGAAGTAGAACAAATTCTTCTTCCAGACAATGCAAATTGTTTAGCTGTTCAAGCATACCTAAAAATGTGTCACTtagattttcaaattgaatcAAGAGCGAATGCAGAGTTTATGTCACCCACTGGAAAAGTTCCATTCATTAAATGTGGCGCCTTTGTTGTTGCTGAATTAGAAGGAATTGTCTCATTTGTTGCACAAAAAGGAATCACTCTTACTGAGCACTTAGAACCTGACCAAAAGGCTGATATGAGAGCATATATTGCTTTGATTAATAATGTGCTTGGAAATGCTGAAAATTATGTCTGTTGGTGTGATAAAGAAACTTATTCTGAAGTTACTAAGCCTCGAAATGGTTCTGTTTATCCTTGGCctttaaatatattacaaaCTTGGagtaaaaaatcaaaacaggttaaacatttgaaaacttTGGGTTGGTATGAAAAGAGTTTAAAAGAGGTTTTCCAAGAAGTTGAAACTTGTTGTCAAGCTTTAACTGATCGACTGGAGGGTAGTATTTATTTCTTTGGAGATAG ATTTACTGAATTAGATGCTTTGCTCTATGGCCATATTTACACCTTATTAACTGTACCTATCCCAGCTGGTGGTAACGGTTTAGCTAATCTTATACATAAATTTGATAAACTAGTCGATTTAGTAtctaatattgataaaaaagtAATGAATAGAAATACTATATTTACAGTTCAAGAATGGACTAAAGTTGATCGGTGTACA tttttcaGTATATGTAAAGTTAAAGATAAAGCAACCAGAACGAATACTTACATGAAACAATTAATTGATGATCTTGATACAACTCAGTCTGTATCTACATCTCAGATTAATACATCTGATGATATAGTAACCGATTTTTCCCATACCCATCATTTTGATCAATCAGGTGATACCAGAACTATGCAAGATCAAGCTGTTGAATGTCAAGATTGTCCTTCAGAATTGTTTAAAGATTTAACTCAAGATGATGGTATTGGGGATATAGGGGGTAAAGATGGTGATTGGTTacttattgatgaaaattttgaaattcaagGACTTGTTAAATAG
- the LOC111423841 gene encoding large ribosomal subunit protein uL14 produces MSKRGRGGSAGAKFRISLGLPVGAVINCADNTGAKNLYVIAVQGVGGRLNRLPTAGSGDMFVATVKKGKPELRKKVMPAVVIRQRKPFRRKDGVFIYFEDNAGVIVNNKGEMKGSAITGPVAKECADLWPRIASNASSIA; encoded by the exons ATGTCTAAAAGAG gaCGTGGTGGTTCCGCAGGAGCCAAATTCCGGATATCACTGGGTTTACCAGTTGGAGCTGTAATAAATTGCGCTGATAATACAG gaGCAAAAAATCTGTATGTAATTGCAGTACAAGGTGTTGGTGGTCGTTTAAATCGGCTTCCAACTGCTGGTTCTGGTGACATGTTTGTCGCGACGGTTAAAAAGGGTAAGCCAGAACTTCGTAAGAAGGTAATGCCTGCGGTTGTGATCAGGCAAAGGAAACCTTTCCGAAGGAAGGATGGcgttttcatttattttgaaGACAACGCTGGTGTCATTGTGAATAACAAGGGGGAGATGAAGGGTTCTGCTATCACGGGGCCTGTTGCGAAAGAATGTGCTGATTTGTGGCCGAGGATTGCCTCAAATGCTAGTAGTATCGCATAA
- the LOC111423840 gene encoding fas apoptotic inhibitory molecule 1, with protein sequence MSLLKKNSEERTDLVAYWSVPLYDGVHTIEFDHGTTSGKRVLRVDGQELFRRDWMFKLVGDEKFTIGTNNTLCEIKVDPLPNFSFGYSLYINGEPLEKFVEKQNRSLKSWAVVSNGKRFRIVFEKSTLNVWINGEQIETENDFTELGTEMKFLLDDQDAFIKATTTDKKEGVIHNLYIKGKLIDVDY encoded by the exons AtgtctttattaaaaaaaaattcggaGGAAAGAACCGATTTAGTCGCTTATTGGAGTGTTCCACTTTATGATGGTGTTCATACCATTGAATTTGACCATGGAACAACCAGCGGTAAAAGGGTTTTAAGAGTTGATGGGcag GAACTTTTTCGTAGAGATTGGATGTTTAAATTAGTTGGGGATGAAAAATTTACGATTGGAACTAATAACACGTTGTGCGAAATCAAAGTTGATCCATTaccaaatttttcttttggatATTCTTTGTATATTAATGGTGAaccattagaaaaatttgttgaaaaacaaaatcgtTCCTTAAAAAGTTGGGCTGTGGTTTCAAATGGAAAAAGATTCAGAATcgtttttg aaaaatcTACGTTAAATGTTTGGATTAATGGAGAACAAATTGAAACTGAAAATGATTTCACTGAGCTTGGTACAGAAATGAAATTCTTACTTGATGACCAAGATGCTTTCATCAAAGCTACCACAACAGACAAAAAAGAAGGAGTTATACATAATTTGTACATAAAAGGAAAACTTATTGatgttgattattaa
- the LOC111423837 gene encoding fumarylacetoacetase: MKCFIEYLQFCDFPIENLPYGVFSTSDDNCHRIGVAIGDKVLDLKKISHLFDGPELKNHQNVFQETTLNGFMALQPNAWKEAREKLQNLLNIDNKTLQNPEIFSKIFYLQKDVTMHLPAKIGDYTDFYSSIHHATNVGVMFRGKDNALMPNWKYLPVGYHGRASSVVVSGTPIRRPLGQTLVADGAPPVFGPCKLMDFELEMAFFVGGSPTKLGERIDINKAQDHIFGFALMNDWSARDIQKWEYVPLGPFTAKNLGTTISPWVVSTFALEPFKIENFPQDPEPFPYLAHKDPFNFDIKLEVDLKPQNSPISTTICRSNYKFLYWTAKQQLVHHTVTGCNMNPGDLLASGTISGDTSDSFGSLLELSWKGTKTLTLKDGSQRKFLQDGDNVIMRAVCGGTSFNIGFGICEGVLLPAH, encoded by the exons atgaaatgttttattGAATATCTGCAATTTTGCGATTTCCCGATTGAAAATTTACCCTACGGTGTATTTTCTACATCTGATGAT aattgtCATAGAATTGGAGTTGCAATTGGCGATAAAGTACTTGACTTAAAGAAAATATCTCATTTGTTTGATGGGCCAGAATtaaagaatcatcaaaatgttttccaagag accACCTTGAATGGTTTTATGGCTTTACAACCGAATGCTTGGAAAGAAGCAAGagaaaaacttcaaaatttattaaacattgaTAATAAAACGTTACAAAATCCGGAGATATtttcaaa aattttttatctccaaaaagaTGTCACCATGCATCTTCCAGCCAAAATTGGCGATTACACCGATTTTTACTCCTCAATTCATCATGCAACCAACGTTGGAGTTATGTTTAGAGGAAAAGATAATGCTTTAATGCCAAATTg GAAATATCTTCCAGTTGGTTACCATGGAAGAGCCAGTTCTGTGGTAGTTTCTGGTACTCCAATTAGAAGACCACTTGGACAAACTTTAGTTGCTGATG gCGCCCCACCTGTATTTGGACCATGCAAACTTATGGATTTTGAGTTAGAAATGGCATTTTTTGTGGGGGGATCCCCAACAAAACTCGGAGAAAGGATCGATATAAATAAAGCTCAAGATCATATTTTTGGATTTGCTTTAATGAATGATTGGAGTG ctCGTGATATTCAAAAATGGGAATATGTCCCATTAGGTCCATTTACAGCAAAAAATTTAGGAACAACAATATCACCATGGGTTGTTAGTACGTTTGCTTTGGAACcgttcaaaattgaaaatttccctCAAGATCCCGAACCATTTCCTTATTTAGCTCATAAAGATCctttcaattttgatataaaattagaAGTTGATTTAAAACCTCAAAATTCACCAATTTCAACAACTATTTGTAGatctaattataaatttttatattggaCCGCCAAACAACAATTGGTTCATCATACTGTTACTGGTTGTAACATGAATCcaggtgatttattagctagTGGAACAATAAGTGGTGat acatcAGACTCATTTGGGTCACTTCTTGAATTATCTTGGAAAGGAACGAAAACTTTGACATTAAAGGATGGGagtcaaagaaaatttttgcaaGATGGCGATAATGTTATCATGAGAGCAGTTTGTGGAGGAACATCATTTAACATTGGGTTTGGAATTTGCGAAGGTGTTCTTCTTCCagcacattaa